One window of the Methylosinus trichosporium OB3b genome contains the following:
- a CDS encoding HEAT repeat domain-containing protein, giving the protein MSASSWSMCSVLRHAKVEQWLIGVVDRDEHVNVVAAAIEALVEIGGAGARGALSRAADRFSHEPFIVFSAESALHHISSRA; this is encoded by the coding sequence ATGTCCGCATCCTCTTGGTCAATGTGCTCGGTTCTTCGTCACGCCAAGGTCGAACAATGGCTGATCGGCGTCGTCGACCGCGACGAGCACGTCAATGTGGTCGCGGCGGCCATCGAGGCGCTCGTCGAGATCGGCGGCGCGGGCGCTCGAGGCGCGCTATCACGAGCGGCCGACCGCTTCTCCCACGAGCCCTTCATCGTCTTTTCCGCCGAAAGCGCTCTCCATCACATCAGCAGCCGCGCATGA
- a CDS encoding RNA polymerase sigma factor has translation MAFDVQDLFRRHSEELRRFLRRRGASPDSAADLTQEAFLRLLSLGPNAPIANPQAYLFRTAGNLSIDHARRRRALRFVDDGEEALGRLADDAPSPERVVLSRQELAILQEALSRTPETPRNVFLARLEGKTFEEIGRSLNIPPQTAFSQMARVMMRLKAALDRARV, from the coding sequence GTGGCGTTCGATGTTCAAGACCTGTTTCGGCGGCACAGCGAGGAGCTGCGACGCTTTCTGCGCCGCCGCGGGGCGTCGCCGGACAGCGCCGCCGATCTGACGCAAGAGGCCTTTCTTCGTCTCCTGTCGCTGGGCCCGAACGCGCCGATCGCCAATCCTCAGGCCTATCTTTTCCGCACCGCGGGCAATCTCTCGATCGACCATGCGCGTCGGCGTCGCGCGTTGCGCTTCGTCGACGACGGCGAGGAGGCGCTCGGCCGCCTCGCCGACGACGCGCCTTCGCCCGAGCGTGTGGTGCTGTCGCGCCAGGAGCTGGCGATCTTGCAGGAGGCGCTGAGCCGAACGCCCGAGACGCCGCGCAATGTGTTCCTCGCGCGGCTCGAGGGGAAGACCTTCGAGGAGATCGGCCGCAGCTTGAACATTCCGCCGCAAACGGCCTTCAGCCAGATGGCGCGGGTGATGATGCGTCTCAAAGCCGCGCTCGATCGCGCGCGCGTGTGA
- a CDS encoding FecR/PupR family sigma factor regulator, with amino-acid sequence MGDSADRSDGDGFEDDLDPISREAVDWFMIRHADGAAGADDATFRRWLESDPRRRAAYADVERLWSGAADLPSSRAPVARRAQS; translated from the coding sequence ATGGGTGACTCGGCGGATCGAAGCGACGGCGATGGTTTCGAGGACGACCTCGATCCGATATCGCGCGAAGCGGTCGACTGGTTCATGATCCGGCACGCCGACGGCGCGGCGGGCGCCGACGACGCGACGTTCCGGCGCTGGCTGGAGAGCGATCCGCGTCGTCGCGCGGCCTACGCCGATGTCGAGCGGCTGTGGTCCGGCGCCGCCGATCTCCCCTCGTCGCGGGCGCCCGTCGCGCGGCGCGCGCAAAGCTGA
- a CDS encoding response regulator transcription factor yields the protein MDILIIEDDPAVCQTIRNAWPSPGDVLRFVSGYNQSLGLILGPELAFFDAIVVDIHLPDGDGLSILRSIRRTSSLPIVMISGWGTAESRADVFDVGADDYLMKPLSVRELQARIARLVSVRASTSRAAAPAIFQIGKIVCDLQMRRLRRHDRMVGLTDTEGRILGYLHENAGRSCSKSAIYKHAFFREYLSGDKTLDVYIGRLRAKLASLDKDSVALLQTVRGSGYKLESSGS from the coding sequence ATGGACATATTGATCATCGAAGACGATCCAGCGGTCTGCCAGACGATCCGCAACGCTTGGCCCAGTCCCGGCGACGTTCTTCGTTTCGTGTCGGGCTACAACCAATCGCTCGGCCTGATTCTCGGTCCGGAGCTCGCCTTCTTCGATGCGATCGTCGTCGACATCCATCTTCCGGACGGCGACGGTCTCAGCATTCTGCGGTCGATTCGGCGCACATCCTCCCTGCCGATCGTGATGATCTCGGGCTGGGGAACCGCCGAGTCGCGCGCCGACGTTTTCGACGTCGGGGCCGACGATTATCTGATGAAACCCTTGTCGGTGCGCGAGCTTCAGGCGCGTATCGCCCGGCTGGTCTCGGTGCGGGCGAGCACGTCCCGCGCCGCCGCTCCCGCCATCTTTCAGATCGGGAAAATCGTCTGCGATTTACAGATGCGGCGGCTGCGCCGACACGACCGAATGGTGGGGCTCACCGACACCGAGGGCCGCATTCTCGGCTATCTTCACGAGAACGCCGGACGCAGCTGCAGCAAGTCGGCGATCTACAAGCATGCGTTCTTTCGCGAGTATCTCTCCGGCGACAAGACCCTGGACGTGTATATCGGACGCTTGCGCGCAAAGCTTGCCAGCCTCGACAAGGACAGTGTCGCGCTGCTCCAGACGGTTCGCGGCTCCGGATACAAGCTCGAAAGCTCCGGGTCATAG
- a CDS encoding response regulator — protein sequence MLSTTPRPCACITAEFSSTLGFEVDECFNGVEAIEKALQTRYDLLVVDVNMPVMDGYRFLKKLRRRRDVHQAGDHGVDRIGARDRHAAYVAGANIYLTKPRHTGALFARRRSLTGEVQ from the coding sequence TTGTTATCGACGACGCCACGACCATGCGCATGTATCACCGCCGAATTCTCATCGACCCTCGGCTTCGAGGTCGACGAGTGCTTCAATGGCGTCGAGGCGATCGAGAAGGCGCTGCAGACGCGCTATGATCTCCTCGTCGTGGACGTGAACATGCCGGTGATGGATGGATACCGCTTCCTGAAGAAGTTGCGCCGGCGCCGCGACGTCCACCAGGCCGGCGATCATGGTGTCGACCGAATCGGAGCCCGAGATCGCCACGCCGCTTATGTAGCCGGCGCCAATATCTATCTCACCAAGCCGCGGCATACAGGCGCGTTGTTTGCGCGCCGCCGCTCTTTGACGGGGGAGGTCCAGTGA
- a CDS encoding TonB-dependent receptor, with protein sequence MMRMFRASAAEIEKTEEGATPLDPIDIAAPKPAPNRNAMIGAVPAPYAGGLVATGGQLGMLGNRDVMDTPFNQTSYTAQTIMDQQARTIADVTANDASVRPNWPSATFNTGFNIRGFSINPWDISMNGLYGVVPTQNPAVEFAERIEILKGPSALLNGVPPFGSVGGAVNVVPKRAGDEPLTRLTASYYSNLQPGVTVDIGRRFGEDKQFGVRFNGVYRKGDTAVDRQKQELVGTFLGLDYRGDRMRLSADLGYQRQHMDSPIRIVGLSSGLPVPAAPKSTSNWSQPWSYADVTEFFGMMRGEYDLSPDWTASFAVGGRGYDAKYLWSNPLIANNNGNFVDNVWTYPSYADASSQELRLHGRFATGFIDHEVTATGTRFYSELGGALSTVASISSNLYYPTFVSRPAIPDISVPRNSDGVLSSLAFADVMSVLDERVQIIAGLREQQIEARNYNTATGAITSRYQKSALSPAVGLVLKPEQNISFYGNYIQGLQQGAVVASNYVNAGEILPPYISTQYELGVKVDWGRIISTVSWFEITQPSGLANSATNTYSADGAQRNRGVELNSYGQLTDAVRFIGGLTLLDGVLTKTAKGAYDGNVATGAPHVQLNLGGEWDTPFVGGLTLSGRVIYTGSQYVDIANTQQIPDWARFDFGMRYKFESYGVPIVIRLNVENAFDRSYWQAAAPAGGAYLSSGAPRRFLLSTSVDF encoded by the coding sequence ATGATGCGCATGTTCCGCGCGAGCGCCGCGGAGATCGAGAAAACCGAGGAGGGCGCGACGCCGCTCGACCCGATCGACATCGCCGCGCCGAAACCGGCGCCGAACCGCAACGCGATGATCGGCGCTGTTCCCGCGCCCTATGCGGGCGGACTGGTGGCGACCGGCGGTCAACTCGGCATGCTCGGCAATCGCGATGTGATGGACACGCCGTTCAACCAGACGAGCTATACGGCGCAGACAATCATGGATCAGCAGGCGCGCACCATCGCCGATGTGACCGCGAATGATGCATCCGTGCGGCCCAACTGGCCGAGTGCGACCTTCAATACGGGATTCAATATACGTGGCTTTTCGATCAACCCTTGGGATATATCCATGAACGGTCTCTACGGAGTCGTGCCGACGCAGAACCCGGCCGTGGAGTTCGCGGAGCGCATCGAAATTCTCAAAGGTCCGAGCGCTCTGCTCAATGGCGTGCCGCCGTTCGGCAGTGTCGGCGGCGCGGTCAATGTGGTTCCAAAGCGCGCAGGCGACGAGCCGCTGACGCGCCTGACCGCGAGCTATTATTCGAACCTTCAGCCGGGGGTAACGGTGGACATCGGCCGTCGCTTCGGCGAGGACAAGCAATTCGGCGTGCGCTTCAACGGCGTCTACCGCAAAGGCGACACCGCCGTCGATCGGCAGAAGCAGGAGCTAGTGGGGACTTTTCTCGGTCTCGATTATCGCGGCGACCGGATGCGCCTTTCCGCCGATCTCGGCTATCAGCGCCAGCATATGGACTCGCCGATCCGCATCGTCGGACTGAGCAGCGGTCTTCCGGTTCCGGCGGCGCCGAAATCGACGTCGAACTGGTCGCAGCCGTGGAGCTATGCCGATGTCACCGAATTTTTCGGCATGATGCGCGGCGAATATGATCTCTCCCCGGATTGGACCGCTTCGTTCGCCGTCGGGGGACGGGGCTATGACGCGAAATACCTCTGGTCCAACCCTCTGATCGCCAACAATAACGGCAACTTCGTCGACAATGTCTGGACCTATCCGTCCTATGCGGATGCGTCCTCGCAAGAGCTTCGCCTGCACGGCCGCTTCGCCACGGGATTCATCGATCATGAAGTGACGGCGACCGGCACTCGCTTCTATTCCGAGCTGGGAGGCGCTCTCTCGACCGTGGCCTCGATCTCGTCGAACCTCTATTATCCAACATTCGTGTCGCGCCCGGCGATCCCGGATATTTCCGTGCCGAGAAACAGCGACGGCGTTCTCTCGAGCTTGGCTTTCGCCGATGTCATGTCCGTGCTGGACGAGCGCGTGCAGATTATCGCAGGGCTGCGAGAGCAGCAGATCGAGGCGCGCAACTACAACACCGCCACTGGAGCGATCACGTCGCGATACCAGAAGAGCGCTCTCAGCCCAGCGGTAGGACTGGTGCTCAAGCCCGAGCAGAACATTTCTTTTTACGGCAATTATATCCAGGGATTGCAGCAGGGCGCGGTCGTCGCGTCGAATTACGTCAACGCCGGGGAGATTTTGCCGCCCTACATCTCGACGCAATATGAACTGGGCGTCAAGGTGGATTGGGGCCGCATCATCAGCACTGTCTCCTGGTTCGAGATCACGCAGCCGAGCGGCTTGGCCAATAGCGCGACCAACACTTATTCCGCCGACGGCGCGCAGCGCAATCGCGGCGTCGAGCTCAACAGCTATGGGCAATTGACCGATGCGGTGCGCTTCATCGGCGGCCTGACCCTGCTCGACGGCGTGCTCACCAAGACGGCCAAAGGCGCCTATGACGGCAATGTGGCGACGGGCGCGCCCCATGTGCAGCTCAATCTCGGCGGGGAATGGGACACGCCCTTCGTCGGCGGCCTGACCCTGTCGGGGCGCGTCATCTATACTGGCAGCCAATATGTCGACATCGCCAACACTCAACAAATCCCGGATTGGGCGCGCTTCGATTTCGGCATGCGCTACAAATTCGAATCATATGGCGTGCCGATCGTCATCCGCCTCAATGTGGAGAACGCATTCGACAGGAGCTATTGGCAGGCCGCCGCCCCGGCCGGCGGCGCTTATCTGTCCTCGGGCGCGCCGCGCCGCTTTCTGCTGTCGACCAGCGTCGACTTTTGA
- a CDS encoding chemotaxis protein CheW: protein MSSDDMVLDEEDSPEIETNDNQFVTFQVAGEIFAAPMAPVQEIIRVPGLAQVPLAPPSLLGLANLRGRILPIVNLRRIFGLSDVEENEATRALVINLGSPLGFVVDRVASVIAVDMASIEPANSIGAIGDSKFLTGVVKNANGELIMIIDFSALIEREFSSGMARRTIGLDMAGETADDRETKDDDANVDEIQLVSFHIDGQEYAADIVAVQEIVQMPERMAAVPNAPSHVLG, encoded by the coding sequence ATGTCTTCAGACGACATGGTCCTCGACGAGGAAGACTCGCCCGAGATCGAGACGAACGACAATCAGTTCGTCACCTTCCAGGTGGCCGGCGAAATTTTCGCCGCGCCCATGGCGCCGGTGCAGGAGATCATACGGGTGCCGGGGCTGGCGCAGGTGCCGCTCGCGCCGCCGTCGCTGCTCGGCCTCGCGAATTTGCGGGGCCGCATACTGCCGATCGTCAATCTACGGCGAATCTTCGGCCTCTCCGATGTCGAGGAGAACGAAGCGACGCGAGCCCTGGTCATCAATCTCGGCTCGCCTCTCGGCTTCGTGGTCGATCGCGTGGCGAGCGTGATCGCGGTCGACATGGCCAGCATCGAACCGGCCAACTCGATTGGCGCCATCGGCGATTCCAAATTCCTCACCGGGGTCGTCAAGAACGCCAATGGCGAGCTGATCATGATCATCGACTTTTCCGCCCTGATCGAACGGGAGTTTTCCAGCGGGATGGCGCGTCGGACGATCGGCCTGGACATGGCGGGCGAGACGGCGGACGATCGGGAGACCAAGGACGACGACGCCAATGTGGACGAAATCCAGCTCGTCTCCTTCCACATCGACGGGCAGGAATACGCCGCGGACATCGTCGCCGTGCAGGAGATCGTGCAGATGCCCGAGCGGATGGCGGCGGTCCCCAACGCACCATCGCATGTTCTCGGCTGA
- a CDS encoding TonB-dependent receptor has translation MSAGNEWRGETRRSARAGRAATLLATTMLSAGIVDAAGIASAVAQSAAQSRDFDIAPQSLSTALRQFADQSGMQLAYRTSELRGLKSPGVKGPATPLQALARILAGSSVSYHVTAANMVTIERPSPLALATEAPDGAVPLDPIDVGAEATANHSLASEGKAADGYRVKSVSSLGALGRRSLLDTPFAVSVTSQELIRNIQAMSPDDVFKLNPFTRTLTPQGAGWTPVVTIRGFNTSERAEDGLRRATNFAQVLEDKERVEVLSGLSGFMYGAASPAGMINYVYKRPTIERFNQLTLGNYGGDQYYVHGDFGGRVDDAGSLGYRLNIVKQDGGTPIDYQKIDRFLVSGALDWQIADKLLFEFNGVHNHYKTTSPNSYWYHDVPHSVVPNPSKNWSQTWIKDEFSSANLIAKLTYTPFDNVTLRAAGALSDIDRPVQDHTMNYVPAAGVYEQLRQRSGATRFNDEGGQLLADVGFDTGPLAHKVTAGYYTYSTTNWTTTYAPHTGYQGPYSMMGPTFVSEPAFQLLTTAPYNVSSYYSDQMTNENLLIGDEIQFGSQWSALLGINRSTIKTQSFNASGVRTQPDYDRSYNAPSASLMFKPIPSVTFYGSYIEGLETGGQAPATAANAYAIMPPMISKQKELGVKAEVGGVLLTTALFDIEKAYELTNSSNIYTQDGRERHKGFELAVSGKPIPELAIYGGLTVLDAKISGGSYDGKDPINVANFTAKLYSEYSLPIPGLTFVAGVFHTGEQWGDDANTDRLPSYTTLDLGARYETTVMELPVTFRVNASNVTNNAYWANAYYLGAPRTVAFSAAVQF, from the coding sequence ATGTCGGCAGGCAATGAATGGCGTGGAGAGACGCGCCGAAGCGCTCGCGCAGGACGCGCCGCGACGCTGCTGGCGACGACGATGCTGAGCGCGGGAATAGTCGACGCCGCAGGCATCGCGTCGGCCGTCGCCCAATCCGCCGCGCAATCACGAGACTTCGACATCGCGCCGCAATCCCTCTCGACTGCGCTACGGCAATTCGCCGACCAATCCGGAATGCAGCTCGCCTATCGCACGAGCGAGCTGCGCGGACTCAAATCGCCCGGCGTCAAAGGCCCGGCGACGCCGCTGCAAGCGCTCGCGCGGATTCTCGCCGGCTCGAGCGTCTCGTATCATGTGACAGCGGCCAACATGGTGACGATAGAACGGCCGAGCCCGCTCGCGCTCGCGACCGAAGCGCCGGATGGCGCGGTGCCGCTCGATCCGATCGATGTGGGCGCCGAAGCGACGGCGAACCACTCTCTGGCGTCCGAGGGCAAGGCCGCCGACGGCTATCGGGTCAAATCGGTGTCCTCGCTGGGAGCGCTCGGCCGCCGTTCCTTGCTGGACACGCCCTTCGCAGTCTCTGTGACGTCGCAGGAGCTGATCCGCAACATTCAGGCCATGTCGCCTGACGATGTCTTCAAGCTCAATCCCTTCACCCGCACCCTCACCCCGCAGGGCGCCGGTTGGACGCCGGTGGTGACGATCCGCGGCTTCAACACCAGCGAACGCGCCGAGGACGGCTTGCGCCGCGCGACCAATTTCGCCCAGGTGCTGGAAGACAAGGAACGTGTCGAGGTCCTGAGCGGGCTCTCCGGATTCATGTATGGCGCGGCGTCTCCGGCCGGCATGATCAACTACGTCTACAAGCGTCCGACGATCGAGCGCTTCAATCAATTGACCCTGGGCAATTATGGTGGCGATCAATATTACGTGCATGGCGATTTCGGCGGACGCGTCGACGACGCCGGGAGCCTCGGCTATCGCCTCAATATCGTCAAGCAGGACGGCGGCACGCCGATCGATTACCAGAAGATCGACCGTTTCCTGGTCAGCGGCGCGCTCGATTGGCAAATCGCCGACAAACTGCTGTTCGAGTTCAACGGGGTTCATAACCATTACAAAACGACCAGCCCGAATTCCTATTGGTACCACGACGTGCCGCACAGCGTGGTCCCGAACCCGTCCAAGAACTGGTCGCAGACGTGGATCAAGGACGAGTTCTCTTCCGCCAATCTGATCGCCAAGCTGACCTATACGCCCTTCGACAATGTGACCCTGCGCGCGGCCGGCGCGCTCAGCGACATCGACCGTCCCGTGCAGGACCATACGATGAATTACGTGCCCGCAGCGGGCGTCTACGAGCAGCTCCGGCAGCGCTCCGGCGCGACGAGATTTAACGACGAGGGCGGCCAGCTGCTCGCCGATGTCGGCTTCGACACCGGGCCGCTGGCGCATAAGGTGACGGCCGGTTACTACACCTATTCGACCACGAACTGGACCACGACCTATGCCCCACACACGGGCTATCAGGGTCCCTATTCCATGATGGGTCCGACTTTCGTATCCGAGCCGGCGTTCCAGCTTCTCACCACGGCGCCGTACAATGTCTCATCATACTACAGCGATCAGATGACGAATGAGAATCTACTGATCGGCGATGAGATCCAATTCGGCTCGCAATGGTCGGCTCTGCTGGGGATCAACCGCAGCACGATCAAAACGCAGAGCTTCAACGCCTCGGGCGTGAGGACGCAGCCGGATTACGACCGATCGTACAACGCGCCGTCCGCGTCCTTGATGTTCAAGCCCATTCCTTCGGTCACCTTCTACGGTTCGTATATCGAAGGGCTGGAAACGGGCGGGCAGGCGCCCGCCACCGCGGCCAACGCCTATGCCATCATGCCGCCCATGATCAGCAAGCAGAAGGAGCTGGGCGTGAAGGCGGAAGTCGGCGGCGTGCTGCTGACCACGGCTCTCTTCGATATCGAGAAAGCCTATGAGCTCACCAATAGCAGCAACATCTACACTCAGGACGGACGCGAGCGCCACAAGGGCTTCGAGCTCGCCGTCAGCGGCAAGCCGATCCCCGAGCTGGCGATCTATGGCGGCCTCACTGTGCTCGACGCCAAGATCAGCGGCGGCTCCTACGACGGCAAGGACCCGATCAACGTGGCCAATTTCACGGCCAAGCTCTATTCCGAATATTCGCTGCCCATCCCGGGCCTGACCTTCGTCGCCGGAGTCTTCCACACCGGCGAGCAATGGGGCGACGACGCCAACACCGATCGTCTGCCCAGCTACACCACGCTCGACCTCGGCGCGCGCTATGAGACGACGGTCATGGAGCTGCCGGTGACCTTCCGCGTGAATGCGAGCAATGTCACCAACAATGCGTATTGGGCCAATGCCTATTACCTCGGCGCGCCGCGCACGGTCGCATTCTCGGCTGCCGTCCAGTTCTGA
- a CDS encoding STN domain-containing protein has protein sequence MTIIVLASSTLHATASRAQVKDVVPLPDPATSATLIRFAIAPQPLSSAIVAFSRATGCDLIFDGAIASGMRTQGVDGSFTAQNGLARLLAAPASPHGCRMNA, from the coding sequence GTGACGATCATTGTTCTGGCGTCGTCGACGTTGCACGCCACAGCGTCGCGCGCGCAAGTGAAGGACGTCGTGCCGCTTCCCGATCCGGCGACGAGCGCGACGCTCATTCGCTTCGCCATTGCGCCACAACCGCTGTCGAGCGCAATTGTGGCCTTCTCGCGCGCCACGGGCTGCGATCTGATCTTCGACGGCGCCATAGCGAGCGGAATGCGCACGCAAGGGGTCGACGGCTCATTCACGGCGCAGAACGGACTCGCGCGGCTTCTCGCCGCACCGGCCTCGCCGCACGGCTGTCGAATGAACGCATGA
- a CDS encoding response regulator, which produces MGLKVLVVDDSALMRKHLTSLLTSEGFEIRAARNGREALSELGAFQPDVITLDINMPRWTD; this is translated from the coding sequence ATGGGACTGAAAGTTCTCGTCGTCGACGACTCGGCGCTGATGCGCAAGCATCTGACCTCGCTTCTCACCTCGGAGGGGTTCGAGATTCGCGCCGCCCGCAACGGGCGGGAGGCTCTCTCTGAGCTCGGCGCTTTTCAGCCCGACGTGATCACACTCGACATCAACATGCCGAGATGGACGGACTGA
- a CDS encoding ATP-binding protein → MQRLDALGQLTGGVAHDFNNLLTVIMGNAEALEAGLVADDPRRSWAELVRVTAQKAAAVTSRLLAFARRRPLEPSVIDVAEVVAGLTSFLDRVIGSRIAICSISTGAPLYIQADVSQFENAILNLCLNSRDAMPNGGSIIIEAADVEIGSAQPSEPADLPPGRYVSITVADTGHGMDRETLSRAVEPFFTTKETENGTGLGLSMVVDFVEQCMGAVSIASEPGKGTNVQLWFPRQKIDVREQCFDADDDVQ, encoded by the coding sequence ATGCAGCGTCTCGACGCGCTCGGCCAGCTCACCGGCGGCGTCGCCCACGACTTCAACAATCTACTGACGGTCATCATGGGCAATGCCGAAGCGCTCGAGGCGGGCCTCGTGGCGGACGATCCGCGTCGCAGCTGGGCCGAGCTGGTGCGCGTCACCGCGCAGAAGGCCGCCGCCGTCACGAGCCGGCTGCTCGCGTTCGCGAGGCGGCGGCCGCTCGAACCGAGCGTGATCGACGTGGCGGAAGTCGTCGCCGGATTGACATCTTTCCTCGACCGCGTGATCGGGAGCCGCATCGCCATTTGCTCCATCAGCACCGGCGCGCCGCTCTATATTCAGGCGGACGTCTCACAATTCGAGAACGCAATTCTCAACCTCTGCCTCAACTCCCGTGACGCCATGCCGAATGGCGGCTCGATCATCATAGAGGCGGCGGATGTCGAGATCGGCTCCGCGCAACCATCCGAGCCCGCCGATCTGCCTCCCGGCCGCTATGTGTCGATCACCGTCGCCGACACCGGCCACGGCATGGATCGCGAGACGCTGTCCCGGGCCGTGGAGCCATTCTTCACGACGAAGGAGACCGAGAACGGAACCGGGCTCGGCCTCAGCATGGTCGTCGACTTCGTCGAGCAGTGCATGGGCGCCGTGTCGATCGCCTCCGAGCCCGGAAAGGGCACGAATGTGCAGCTCTGGTTTCCCCGGCAGAAGATCGATGTCCGCGAGCAATGCTTCGACGCGGACGACGATGTGCAATAG
- a CDS encoding methyl-accepting chemotaxis protein produces the protein MAVVERTDFETLVTTFDGFPLYVDILNRQLRAISDTSSEAAEALLSDLSAVDRRLETLLDLIRQRQGQSEHHINAALCDIEQSLSAYKSLLADFGASERTRAGSEAENAERFRCKIADETKDLLGALHDVRRIAKQTTMLSFNVSIEAARAGELGPGFSIIGMEIRTLAEEVQQLANNLHARVTALMTSISDSLLAQSEAREKHHREAMERIASFLDGLSGNLARVLQQQVRGYHADLIKQMANENERLAEPIMAMMGSIQFQDIVRQQVEQLVEMSSAVGAHIATLRGRLDETGRPSPGEQSLADLLDGLSSDYVTEEQRNVHRLASRGRGIVDVAPRIELF, from the coding sequence ATGGCCGTCGTGGAACGAACCGATTTCGAGACTCTCGTCACGACCTTCGATGGCTTTCCGCTATATGTAGATATATTGAATCGTCAGCTCCGGGCCATCAGCGACACCAGTAGCGAAGCCGCCGAGGCGCTCCTCTCCGATCTGTCCGCAGTCGACCGACGGCTCGAGACACTTCTCGATCTCATTCGACAACGTCAGGGCCAGTCCGAACATCATATCAATGCGGCTCTGTGCGATATCGAGCAGAGCCTGTCCGCCTACAAATCTCTCCTCGCCGATTTCGGCGCAAGCGAACGGACAAGGGCCGGGAGCGAGGCGGAGAACGCGGAGAGGTTCCGATGTAAGATCGCTGACGAAACAAAAGATTTGCTCGGCGCCCTCCATGACGTGCGTAGAATCGCCAAACAGACGACCATGCTTTCTTTCAATGTGTCGATCGAGGCCGCGCGCGCCGGCGAGCTAGGACCGGGCTTTTCCATTATCGGCATGGAAATTCGTACGCTCGCCGAGGAGGTGCAGCAGTTGGCGAACAATTTGCATGCGCGCGTAACCGCGCTGATGACGTCGATCAGCGACAGCCTGCTGGCACAATCCGAGGCTCGCGAGAAGCATCATCGGGAAGCAATGGAAAGGATCGCGTCCTTTCTTGACGGACTCTCGGGAAATCTCGCCCGAGTTCTGCAGCAGCAAGTTCGCGGATATCATGCCGACCTCATCAAGCAGATGGCCAACGAGAACGAGCGTCTCGCCGAGCCCATCATGGCCATGATGGGCAGCATCCAGTTCCAGGATATCGTCCGTCAGCAAGTCGAGCAGCTCGTCGAAATGTCCTCGGCGGTGGGTGCGCATATCGCCACGCTCCGCGGTAGGCTGGACGAAACCGGCCGACCGTCGCCGGGCGAGCAGAGCCTCGCCGATCTGCTGGATGGCCTGTCGTCCGACTATGTGACCGAGGAGCAGCGCAACGTCCATCGGCTCGCGAGCCGCGGTAGGGGTATCGTCGATGTCGCTCCGCGGATCGAGCTGTTCTGA